A single window of Methylocella tundrae DNA harbors:
- a CDS encoding phage tail sheath subtilisin-like domain-containing protein, with protein MTNGVIFQYIPGTGLAAPGQFFEVNSGGQYQPTTRIVLQGHATAAGSLALDTPTPVASQNDADAFAGPGSMLREMFRLAAANAPAQPIWIEAVADPGTPPAQWTLTVATLPAPGQGVIEICGRQIPIAVSTTDTTATVAASLGAAINAFYDTLTNAMLPLTATVATNVVTLLARHAGAIMNDVDIYNSTAPSNVLGATGVLTVAQPVLGTGTPTLSSALAALGDDPADFVASPFSDAINLAAASIAFNDTSGRWSWSRQSYGHYWTVSTSAFSALTTLGLSLNDRHELIIGRFPGSVTPSWEWVAGRTALESTWLSDVTTGNVSRNQTGRVVQGVRGPRSRSGLWNYSARNTLLNSGISTTTIDTSGNVMIDKTVTCYRVGTSGQPDTVFRDIQAIYQAAGGIQYIRAMLAVEQGQKSFAASNPGNLAAISTPSDIKGTFVHAYTDLVDRGVFQDADTFTRNLIVQANASNPARCDVLAPIERVNPLDILAVNATFYQQYPTGF; from the coding sequence GTGACCAATGGCGTCATCTTTCAGTACATTCCAGGCACGGGGCTGGCCGCGCCCGGCCAGTTCTTCGAAGTCAACTCCGGCGGCCAATATCAGCCGACGACCCGCATCGTGCTGCAAGGTCACGCCACCGCGGCCGGATCGCTGGCGCTCGATACGCCGACGCCCGTCGCCTCGCAAAATGACGCCGACGCCTTCGCTGGCCCCGGCTCGATGCTGCGTGAGATGTTCCGCCTCGCCGCGGCGAATGCGCCGGCCCAGCCGATCTGGATTGAGGCTGTCGCCGATCCCGGCACGCCCCCCGCGCAATGGACGCTGACCGTCGCGACGCTTCCGGCGCCCGGACAGGGCGTCATCGAGATCTGCGGCCGCCAGATCCCGATCGCCGTCTCGACCACGGATACAACCGCGACCGTCGCGGCCTCGCTCGGTGCGGCCATCAACGCCTTCTACGACACGCTGACCAACGCCATGCTGCCGCTGACCGCGACGGTCGCGACCAATGTCGTGACGCTCCTGGCGCGTCACGCCGGCGCCATCATGAACGACGTCGATATCTACAATTCGACGGCGCCTTCCAATGTTCTGGGCGCCACGGGGGTTTTGACCGTCGCGCAGCCGGTGCTGGGCACGGGAACGCCGACCCTGTCTTCCGCGCTCGCCGCCCTCGGCGATGATCCAGCCGATTTCGTCGCCTCGCCCTTCTCCGACGCAATCAATCTCGCGGCGGCGAGCATAGCTTTCAATGACACTTCAGGCCGCTGGTCCTGGAGCCGCCAGAGCTATGGTCATTACTGGACCGTTTCGACCAGCGCTTTCTCGGCGCTGACGACGCTCGGTCTCAGCCTCAATGACCGCCATGAGCTCATCATTGGCCGCTTTCCGGGCTCGGTTACGCCGTCCTGGGAATGGGTCGCCGGCCGCACCGCCCTTGAATCGACATGGCTCTCCGACGTCACCACCGGCAACGTCTCGCGCAACCAGACTGGCCGTGTGGTGCAGGGCGTGCGCGGTCCGCGCAGCCGTTCAGGCCTGTGGAACTATTCGGCGCGCAACACGCTTTTGAATTCCGGCATTTCGACCACGACGATCGACACCAGCGGCAATGTCATGATCGACAAGACCGTGACCTGCTACCGCGTCGGCACGTCGGGCCAGCCGGATACGGTGTTTCGCGATATTCAGGCGATCTATCAGGCCGCCGGCGGCATTCAATACATCCGCGCCATGCTGGCCGTCGAGCAGGGCCAGAAATCCTTCGCGGCGAGCAACCCTGGCAATCTGGCGGCGATCTCGACGCCATCCGATATCAAAGGCACTTTCGTTCACGCCTATACGGATCTGGTTGACCGGGGCGTCTTCCAGGATGCCGACACGTTCACCCGCAATCTGATCGTGCAGGCCAATGCGAGCAACCCCGCGCGATGCGACGTTCTGGCGCCGATCGAGCGCGTCAATCCGCTCGATATTCTGGCCGTCAACGCGACTTTCTATCAACAGTATCCGACCGGGTTCTGA